A genome region from Mycobacterium florentinum includes the following:
- a CDS encoding LLM class flavin-dependent oxidoreductase, which translates to MKISLFYEFALPRPWAPDDEHIMMQDCLDEVEAADKAGFSTVWLTEHHFLEEYCHSTAPEIFLAAASQRTKNIRLGFGIMHMPPVVNHPARVAERIATLDLLSNGRVEFGTGESSSVGELGGFNIDPADKRAQWEEALEVSIRCMIEEPFSGFQGEHVQMPARNVVPKPLQKPHPPVWVACTRPASVQMAAQKAIGALSFAYTGPGPLTERVNGYYKEFEENGVPVTPRINPNILAIGGDLSMMVAKTDEQALERLGQGGGFFSFGIMHYYMTGVHTPGRTGVWNRYLEEVEKDPTLAYGPGRGAIGSPATVREFLRGYEESGVDEIILLLNPRSHEGTMESIELMGKEVLPEFIERDKKAVAEKAKRLEPVIEKVEARRPKSTAPTFDENYSFGGLPTGRGGKFTASEIPEAMAEINEGRVQAAQRAKEERGK; encoded by the coding sequence ATGAAAATTTCACTGTTCTACGAGTTCGCTCTACCCCGTCCGTGGGCGCCCGATGACGAACACATCATGATGCAGGACTGCCTGGACGAGGTGGAGGCCGCCGACAAGGCGGGGTTCTCGACCGTCTGGCTGACCGAGCACCACTTCCTCGAGGAGTACTGTCACTCCACCGCGCCGGAGATCTTCCTGGCCGCGGCGAGCCAGCGGACCAAGAACATCCGGCTCGGGTTCGGCATCATGCACATGCCGCCCGTGGTGAATCACCCCGCGCGGGTGGCCGAACGCATTGCCACCCTGGACCTGTTGTCCAACGGGCGCGTCGAGTTCGGCACCGGCGAATCCTCCTCCGTCGGTGAGCTGGGCGGATTCAACATCGATCCCGCCGACAAGCGCGCGCAGTGGGAAGAGGCGCTCGAGGTCTCGATCCGCTGCATGATCGAGGAACCGTTCTCCGGGTTCCAGGGCGAGCACGTCCAGATGCCGGCGCGCAACGTGGTGCCCAAGCCACTGCAGAAGCCACATCCCCCCGTCTGGGTCGCGTGCACCCGGCCGGCCAGCGTGCAGATGGCCGCCCAAAAGGCCATCGGGGCTTTGAGTTTCGCCTACACCGGACCCGGGCCGCTGACCGAGCGGGTCAACGGCTACTACAAGGAGTTCGAGGAGAACGGCGTGCCGGTCACGCCGCGGATCAACCCGAACATCCTGGCCATCGGCGGTGACCTGTCGATGATGGTCGCCAAGACCGACGAGCAGGCCTTGGAGCGACTCGGGCAGGGCGGCGGATTCTTCTCGTTCGGCATCATGCACTACTACATGACCGGCGTGCACACTCCCGGCCGGACCGGGGTTTGGAACCGCTACCTCGAAGAGGTCGAAAAGGATCCGACGCTGGCCTACGGGCCCGGCCGCGGCGCGATCGGGTCGCCGGCCACCGTACGCGAGTTCCTGCGCGGCTACGAAGAAAGCGGCGTCGACGAGATCATCCTGCTGCTCAATCCGCGCAGCCACGAGGGCACCATGGAGTCCATCGAGCTGATGGGCAAAGAGGTGCTGCCCGAGTTCATCGAGCGCGACAAGAAGGCGGTGGCCGAGAAGGCCAAACGGCTAGAACCGGTCATCGAGAAGGTCGAGGCGCGCCGGCCCAAGTCGACCGCACCGACATTCGACGAGAACTACTCCTTCGGCGGCCTGCCCACCGGCCGGGGCGGTAAGTTCACCGCCAGCGAGATCCCCGAGGCCATGGCGGAGATCAACGAGGGCCGTGTCCAAGCGGCACAGCGCGCAAAGGAGGAGCGCGGCAAGTGA
- a CDS encoding IclR family transcriptional regulator, translating to MTGSGTGSQTLARGITALQLVADSPAGLTVQQLADQIGVHRTIAYRLLSTLAQFRLVAKGEDGRYRPAAGLAVLGASFDRNVRQLSLPTLRALADELGTTVSLLVAEGDQQVAVAVIVPSHVAYQLSFHEGSRYPLDRGAAGIALLASLPPRPGERDLVSRARERGWVTTYGEIEPNTYGLAVAVDRPAPSPPTCINLISHREDVVMRGREAVVKAAKQLSELLS from the coding sequence GTGACGGGTTCGGGTACCGGCTCGCAGACGCTGGCCAGGGGGATCACCGCGCTGCAATTGGTGGCGGATTCCCCGGCCGGACTGACCGTCCAGCAGCTCGCCGACCAGATCGGGGTGCACCGGACCATCGCCTACCGCCTGCTGTCGACACTGGCCCAATTTCGGTTGGTGGCCAAGGGAGAAGACGGGCGCTACCGGCCGGCCGCCGGCCTCGCGGTGCTCGGCGCCTCGTTCGACCGCAATGTGCGCCAGCTGAGCCTGCCGACGCTGCGTGCCCTGGCCGACGAGCTGGGCACCACGGTGTCGTTGCTCGTCGCCGAGGGCGATCAGCAGGTGGCGGTCGCGGTGATCGTGCCGAGCCACGTCGCCTACCAACTGTCCTTCCACGAGGGCAGCCGGTATCCGCTCGATCGCGGGGCCGCCGGAATCGCCTTGCTCGCAAGCCTGCCCCCGCGCCCGGGCGAACGGGATCTGGTGTCCCGAGCGCGCGAGCGTGGCTGGGTGACGACCTACGGCGAGATCGAACCGAACACCTACGGCCTGGCCGTGGCCGTCGACCGCCCGGCACCGTCCCCCCCGACTTGCATCAACCTCATCTCCCACCGGGAAGACGTCGTGATGCGCGGCCGGGAGGCGGTCGTCAAAGCCGCCAAGCAGTTGTCCGAGCTGCTGAGCTGA
- a CDS encoding alpha/beta fold hydrolase yields the protein MAEFESIWSDLQGVAFEQGYLNAGGVRTRYLRAGDPGKPVLMLLHGSGGHAEAYVRNLGAHAEHFWTWSIDMLGHGYTDKPGHPLEVSHYVEHLMAVLRTIGVNRACISGESLGGWVAARTAVDHPDVVERLVLNTAGGSQADPVVMKRIITLSMAAAENPTWETVQARIKWLMADKSKDYDDLVASRQRVYRQPGFVSAMSDIMALQDPEIRARNILGPAEYGSIVAPTLVLWTSDDPTADVTEGRRMASMIPGARFEVMPGCGHWPQYEDAKTFNQLHLDFLLGR from the coding sequence GTGGCCGAGTTCGAGAGCATCTGGAGTGACCTGCAGGGGGTCGCGTTTGAGCAGGGCTATCTCAACGCCGGCGGAGTCCGGACCCGCTACTTGCGCGCCGGCGATCCCGGCAAGCCGGTGTTGATGCTGCTGCACGGATCCGGCGGCCACGCCGAGGCTTACGTGCGCAATCTGGGTGCGCACGCCGAACATTTCTGGACCTGGTCGATCGACATGCTGGGGCACGGGTACACCGACAAGCCGGGCCACCCGCTGGAGGTCAGCCATTACGTCGAGCACCTGATGGCCGTGTTGCGCACCATCGGTGTGAACCGCGCCTGCATCAGCGGCGAATCGCTCGGCGGCTGGGTGGCCGCCCGCACCGCGGTCGACCATCCGGATGTGGTTGAGCGACTTGTCCTCAACACCGCCGGCGGCTCCCAGGCCGATCCGGTGGTGATGAAACGGATCATCACGCTGTCCATGGCGGCCGCGGAGAATCCGACCTGGGAGACGGTGCAAGCCCGCATCAAATGGCTGATGGCCGACAAGTCCAAGGATTACGACGACCTGGTCGCCAGCCGCCAACGGGTGTACCGGCAACCGGGATTCGTCTCGGCCATGAGCGACATCATGGCGTTGCAGGACCCCGAGATTCGCGCGCGCAACATTCTCGGCCCGGCCGAATACGGGTCGATCGTCGCGCCGACACTGGTGCTGTGGACCAGTGACGACCCCACCGCCGACGTCACCGAGGGACGGCGGATGGCATCGATGATCCCGGGCGCGCGCTTCGAGGTGATGCCCGGTTGTGGTCACTGGCCGCAGTACGAGGACGCCAAGACCTTCAACCAGTTGCATCTCGACTTCCTGCTGGGACGCTGA
- a CDS encoding FAD-dependent oxidoreductase, whose product MSWDSEVDVVVLGTGGAGLTAALSAVAAGASVAVFEKAPTVGGTTAVSGGVVWIPAHNRSPEGELTETDALRYLRAQSFGTMDDALVETFVRTGPRMLEFVEGHSALRFEIAAGFPDYRPELPGGQPKGGRSLSAGPFDLNQIGEWGNRITSFPADWSNVGIDAETRARLHVTVEEGSDLCVAGTALIAGLLKGLLDAGVTPRTNARAEELIAEDGEITGVRIALAGKRINVRARRGVVLGVGGFEWDPSLVQAFLRGPMHGAVSPPNNTGDGLRMAMAHGADLANMGEAWWVPIVQIPGDTIEGKQRSRSVRLERTRPRSIIVNQAGHRFVNEACDYNSMAGAFHYLDPRGGYVNDRGWMVFDSVHLQRYGFLGIAPGEPVPDWFCESADLNELGAKTGIDAEGLIRTIEQWNRHVAADADPDFGRGSSAYDGYWGDDSATTAAGKTLGPIDTAPYYAVPVCIGAMGTKGGPRTDHDGRVLHVSGEPIPGLFAAGNAMAGATGRAYGGAGGTIGPAMVFGYRAGYAAATGKSVDLR is encoded by the coding sequence ATGTCTTGGGACTCCGAAGTCGATGTCGTCGTGCTCGGCACCGGCGGGGCCGGGCTGACCGCCGCACTGTCGGCGGTGGCCGCCGGCGCCTCCGTCGCGGTGTTCGAGAAGGCCCCGACCGTCGGCGGGACCACCGCGGTCTCGGGTGGCGTCGTGTGGATCCCCGCCCATAACCGTTCTCCCGAAGGCGAATTGACGGAAACCGACGCGCTGCGCTACCTGCGCGCACAGTCCTTCGGCACGATGGACGACGCGCTGGTCGAGACGTTCGTGCGGACCGGCCCGAGGATGTTGGAATTCGTCGAGGGCCACAGCGCCCTGCGCTTCGAAATCGCCGCCGGTTTCCCCGATTACCGCCCGGAGCTGCCGGGCGGGCAGCCGAAGGGGGGCCGGTCGCTGAGTGCGGGCCCCTTCGACCTGAACCAGATCGGCGAGTGGGGCAATCGGATCACGTCGTTTCCCGCCGACTGGTCCAACGTCGGTATCGATGCCGAAACCCGGGCGCGCCTGCACGTCACGGTCGAGGAGGGCAGCGATCTGTGTGTCGCCGGCACCGCGCTGATCGCGGGGCTGCTCAAGGGATTACTCGACGCCGGGGTAACACCGCGGACCAACGCCCGCGCCGAGGAACTCATTGCCGAGGACGGCGAAATCACCGGTGTTCGAATTGCCCTGGCCGGCAAGCGCATCAACGTGCGCGCGCGCCGAGGGGTGGTCCTGGGTGTCGGTGGCTTCGAATGGGATCCGAGTCTGGTACAAGCCTTCCTGCGCGGCCCGATGCACGGTGCGGTCTCGCCGCCGAACAACACCGGCGACGGGCTGCGGATGGCAATGGCCCACGGCGCGGATCTGGCCAACATGGGCGAGGCGTGGTGGGTCCCGATCGTGCAGATCCCCGGCGACACCATCGAGGGCAAGCAGCGCAGCCGCAGCGTGCGACTGGAGCGGACGCGGCCGAGAAGCATCATCGTCAACCAGGCCGGGCACCGATTCGTCAACGAGGCATGCGATTACAACTCGATGGCCGGGGCGTTCCACTACCTGGACCCCCGGGGCGGGTACGTCAACGATCGCGGCTGGATGGTGTTCGATTCAGTTCACTTGCAGCGCTATGGATTTCTGGGTATCGCTCCTGGCGAGCCGGTACCCGACTGGTTCTGCGAATCCGCGGACCTCAATGAACTGGGCGCCAAGACCGGTATCGACGCCGAGGGTCTGATCCGCACGATCGAGCAGTGGAACCGTCACGTCGCCGCGGATGCCGATCCCGACTTCGGCCGCGGTTCCAGTGCGTACGACGGCTATTGGGGCGACGACAGCGCCACCACGGCCGCCGGAAAGACGCTCGGCCCGATCGACACCGCGCCGTATTACGCGGTGCCGGTGTGCATCGGTGCGATGGGCACCAAGGGCGGGCCGCGCACCGACCACGACGGTCGGGTGCTGCACGTCAGCGGGGAGCCCATCCCGGGCCTGTTCGCCGCGGGCAATGCGATGGCCGGTGCGACCGGACGGGCCTACGGCGGCGCCGGCGGAACCATCGGTCCGGCAATGGTTTTCGGTTACCGCGCGGGCTACGCCGCGGCCACCGGGAAGTCCGTCGACCTGCGGTAG
- a CDS encoding 3-carboxyethylcatechol 2,3-dioxygenase — MSHSPLLNLPGPSRDLLEDVEGAIAQAAEFVRDYDPELVVIFSPDHYNGFFYKTMPSFCIGLNATGVGDYGTHAGPLDVPTELASQCAEAVLDAGVDVAVSASMDVDHGTVQPLEKLFGDALSRSVIPIFVNAVAVPLGPLHRCRALGAAVGNYLATVDKRVLVIGSGGLSHSPPVPTLATAPEAVRERIVQGRPMTPEQRQARQAAVIEAAKAFAGGESDLQPLNPAWDHRFLEIIDAGRLDEFNLWSNAFVLYEGGSSAHEVRTWIAAFAALETAGRYETALRYYKPAEELIAGFAIRTAMPA, encoded by the coding sequence ATGTCCCACAGCCCGCTCCTGAATCTTCCGGGGCCGTCGCGGGACCTGCTTGAGGACGTCGAAGGCGCCATCGCGCAGGCTGCCGAATTCGTCCGCGATTACGATCCCGAGCTTGTCGTCATCTTTTCGCCGGACCACTACAACGGTTTCTTCTACAAGACGATGCCGTCGTTCTGTATCGGCTTGAACGCCACCGGGGTTGGCGATTACGGAACGCATGCCGGTCCGCTCGACGTCCCGACCGAGCTGGCCTCGCAGTGCGCCGAGGCCGTTCTCGACGCGGGCGTCGACGTGGCGGTATCGGCCAGCATGGACGTCGATCACGGCACCGTCCAGCCGCTGGAGAAGCTGTTCGGGGACGCGTTGTCGCGTTCGGTCATACCGATTTTCGTCAATGCGGTCGCGGTGCCGCTGGGACCGCTGCACCGGTGCCGCGCACTGGGCGCTGCCGTCGGCAACTATCTGGCCACCGTGGACAAGCGAGTCTTGGTGATCGGGTCCGGTGGACTCTCGCACAGTCCGCCGGTGCCGACGCTGGCGACCGCGCCCGAAGCGGTCCGGGAGCGCATCGTGCAGGGCCGGCCGATGACACCAGAGCAACGGCAAGCCAGGCAGGCCGCCGTCATCGAGGCGGCCAAGGCCTTCGCCGGCGGCGAGAGTGATCTGCAACCGCTGAATCCGGCGTGGGACCACCGCTTCCTGGAGATCATCGACGCCGGCCGGCTCGACGAGTTCAACCTCTGGTCGAACGCGTTCGTGCTTTACGAGGGTGGCAGCTCCGCGCACGAAGTCCGCACCTGGATAGCGGCTTTCGCCGCACTGGAGACCGCGGGCCGCTACGAGACGGCGCTGCGCTACTACAAGCCGGCCGAAGAGCTGATCGCCGGGTTCGCGATCAGGACGGCGATGCCGGCATGA
- a CDS encoding bifunctional 3-(3-hydroxy-phenyl)propionate/3-hydroxycinnamic acid hydroxylase → MATDGHQKPDVDVVIVGAGPVGLTLANILGAQGVRTLLVDERDTLIDYPRGVGLDDESLRTFQSIGLVDRVLPHTVPNQILRFFDGKRRVLAEMAPPDARFGWPKRNGFVQPLVDAELLAGLDRFDCVEVRWSRPMTACAETADGVTVELGGDGESSTVRARYVVGCDGGRSMTRRVMGVSFDGTTSSTRWLVVDIANDPLGHPNSEVGADPERPYASISIAHGIRRFEFMIHADETDEQAEDPAFLQQMLARMVPQPDRVDVIRRRVYTHHSRIAGAFRSGRLLLAGDAAHLMPVWQGQGYNSGIRDAANLGWKLAAVVNGLADDKLLDTYDMERRKHARAMIDLSTMVGRVISPTNRRVATARDLLVRSASIVPTLKRYVLEMRFKPMPRYEHGAVVHSASHRGESPAGTLFIQPRVDTRTRQDVLLDDVLGPWFAVLCWNNNPRMILGDEAFAKWKALGARFVALRPQTQLHWTGHDDPDVVVVGDRTGGLKAWFDVHPESVVFLRPDRCIAGACIAQLSPELSASLLDALTLIPKGGDVDSGNGSVLYVPQPAPESSGAVAGPA, encoded by the coding sequence ATGGCAACAGATGGGCACCAGAAACCAGATGTCGACGTCGTCATCGTCGGCGCGGGTCCGGTCGGCTTGACGCTGGCCAATATCCTTGGCGCCCAAGGTGTCCGCACGCTGCTGGTCGACGAGCGGGACACGCTCATCGACTACCCCCGCGGAGTCGGCCTGGACGACGAGTCGTTGCGCACCTTCCAGTCGATCGGGCTGGTCGATCGCGTCCTGCCGCACACGGTGCCGAACCAGATCCTGCGTTTCTTCGACGGCAAGCGCCGGGTGCTCGCCGAAATGGCGCCGCCCGACGCGCGTTTCGGTTGGCCGAAGCGCAACGGATTCGTCCAGCCGCTCGTCGACGCCGAACTGCTGGCCGGCCTGGACAGATTCGACTGTGTCGAGGTGCGCTGGAGCCGGCCGATGACGGCCTGCGCGGAAACCGCCGACGGGGTCACGGTCGAACTCGGCGGCGACGGCGAGAGCTCGACGGTGCGCGCCCGCTACGTCGTGGGCTGCGACGGCGGTCGCAGTATGACCCGCCGGGTGATGGGGGTGTCGTTCGACGGGACGACGTCGTCGACGCGGTGGCTGGTGGTCGACATCGCCAACGACCCGCTGGGTCACCCCAACAGTGAGGTGGGTGCCGACCCCGAACGTCCGTATGCGTCGATTTCGATCGCGCACGGAATTCGCCGCTTCGAGTTCATGATTCACGCCGACGAGACCGACGAGCAGGCCGAGGACCCGGCGTTCCTGCAGCAGATGCTGGCCCGCATGGTGCCGCAACCCGACCGGGTCGACGTGATCCGGCGCCGCGTGTACACCCACCATTCGCGAATCGCCGGGGCGTTCCGCAGCGGCCGGCTGTTGCTGGCCGGCGACGCCGCGCACCTGATGCCGGTGTGGCAGGGGCAGGGCTACAACAGCGGAATCCGGGACGCGGCGAACCTGGGCTGGAAACTGGCCGCGGTGGTCAACGGCCTGGCCGACGACAAATTGCTGGACACCTACGACATGGAACGACGCAAGCACGCGCGAGCCATGATCGACCTGTCCACGATGGTGGGCCGGGTCATCTCGCCGACCAACCGTCGCGTCGCCACCGCGCGCGACCTGCTGGTGCGGTCGGCGTCAATCGTGCCCACGCTCAAGCGTTATGTGCTCGAGATGCGCTTCAAGCCGATGCCGCGCTACGAGCATGGGGCCGTTGTGCATTCGGCGTCGCACCGCGGTGAATCGCCGGCCGGCACGCTGTTCATCCAGCCCCGGGTCGACACCCGGACTCGGCAAGACGTCCTGCTGGACGACGTGTTGGGCCCGTGGTTCGCGGTGCTGTGCTGGAACAACAACCCGCGCATGATTCTCGGAGACGAGGCGTTTGCGAAGTGGAAGGCATTGGGCGCCCGCTTTGTTGCGCTGCGGCCGCAGACTCAGCTGCACTGGACCGGGCACGACGACCCGGATGTCGTCGTCGTGGGCGATCGCACCGGAGGCCTCAAGGCCTGGTTCGACGTGCACCCCGAATCGGTGGTGTTCCTGCGTCCCGATCGGTGCATCGCGGGTGCCTGCATCGCCCAGCTCTCTCCCGAACTCAGCGCGTCGCTGCTCGATGCCCTCACGCTCATCCCGAAAGGGGGTGATGTCGACAGTGGCAATGGCTCTGTGCTGTATGTCCCACAGCCCGCTCCTGAATCTTCCGGGGCCGTCGCGGGACCTGCTTGA
- a CDS encoding FAD-binding protein, whose translation MTDTNGFDHVVDVLIVGSGGGGMAAALTAHACGLDALVVEKASYFGGSTALSGGGIWVPGAPAQRREGYSPDPEGVVEYLLRITEGLVSEARIRQYVESAPKMLEFLEGLSSWFEFVWKPGYADYYPELPGGSELGSTINVPAIDLRKLGADEQLMLKPLALAPRGIWLGPKDLRTFYRIRQSWAGKGVLLKLVWRMFKARAFNERMAAIGQSLVARLRLAMRENGIPLWLDAPMIELLTDADGSVSGAVLERDGAKQRIGARRGVILASGGFDHDLAWRKEQLPVVDQDWSFGNPVAMGDGIRAGEKVGAATDLLDEAWWFPAIQWPDGRMQFMLNERMMPSQFIVNGEGKRFINEAAPYMDFGHAMIDGQKSGVPHIPCWLITDHRSWKRYVVGGHLPLPKIPGAPVPTGRKIPKAWLESGVVKAATSWDEMATKIGVPAAELRATAARFNELACRGHDDDFNRGDSVYDNYYGDPTLPNPNLYPLGDPPYYAFRIVLGDLGTSGGLLTDEYARVLRPDGTIVSGLYAVGNTSAPVMGRSYAGAGATIGPAMTFGFVAAKHLASQA comes from the coding sequence ATGACGGATACGAACGGCTTCGATCACGTCGTCGACGTATTGATCGTCGGCTCCGGCGGTGGCGGCATGGCCGCCGCTCTGACCGCGCATGCCTGCGGCCTCGATGCGCTGGTGGTCGAAAAAGCTTCCTATTTCGGCGGTTCCACCGCGTTGTCCGGCGGCGGCATCTGGGTTCCCGGTGCGCCCGCACAACGGCGCGAGGGCTACTCCCCGGATCCCGAAGGCGTGGTCGAATACCTACTCAGGATCACCGAGGGCCTGGTCAGCGAGGCGCGCATCCGCCAGTACGTCGAGTCGGCGCCGAAAATGCTGGAGTTCCTCGAAGGGCTCTCCAGCTGGTTCGAATTCGTCTGGAAGCCCGGCTATGCCGACTACTACCCGGAGTTGCCCGGCGGCTCCGAACTCGGTAGCACCATCAACGTGCCGGCCATCGATCTGCGGAAGCTGGGTGCCGACGAGCAGCTGATGCTCAAGCCGCTGGCGCTTGCTCCCCGGGGAATCTGGCTGGGCCCCAAAGACCTTCGCACCTTCTACCGAATCAGGCAGTCGTGGGCCGGCAAGGGCGTGCTGCTCAAGCTGGTCTGGCGGATGTTCAAGGCGCGAGCCTTCAACGAGCGGATGGCCGCGATCGGCCAGTCGCTGGTGGCCCGGCTGCGGCTGGCCATGCGGGAGAACGGTATTCCGCTGTGGCTGGACGCGCCGATGATCGAGTTGCTCACCGACGCCGACGGATCGGTGAGCGGAGCGGTGCTCGAACGGGACGGCGCCAAGCAACGCATCGGTGCCCGCCGGGGCGTCATCCTGGCTTCCGGGGGCTTCGATCACGACCTCGCCTGGCGCAAGGAGCAGCTGCCCGTTGTAGACCAGGACTGGAGCTTCGGCAACCCCGTCGCGATGGGCGACGGCATCCGCGCCGGTGAAAAGGTGGGCGCGGCGACCGATCTGCTGGACGAGGCCTGGTGGTTCCCGGCCATCCAATGGCCGGACGGCCGAATGCAATTCATGCTCAACGAACGGATGATGCCGTCGCAGTTCATCGTCAACGGCGAGGGCAAGCGGTTCATCAACGAAGCGGCGCCGTACATGGACTTCGGCCACGCCATGATCGACGGCCAGAAATCCGGGGTACCCCACATCCCGTGCTGGTTGATCACCGACCATCGCTCGTGGAAGCGCTACGTCGTCGGCGGCCACCTGCCGCTACCGAAGATCCCCGGCGCTCCGGTACCCACCGGGCGCAAGATCCCGAAGGCCTGGCTGGAGTCCGGCGTCGTCAAGGCGGCGACCAGCTGGGACGAGATGGCGACCAAAATCGGTGTCCCGGCAGCCGAACTTCGCGCCACCGCAGCGCGTTTCAACGAACTCGCGTGCAGGGGTCACGACGACGATTTCAACCGAGGGGACAGCGTCTACGACAACTACTACGGCGATCCGACCCTGCCCAACCCCAATCTGTATCCGTTGGGCGACCCGCCCTACTACGCGTTCCGCATCGTGCTCGGCGACCTCGGGACCTCGGGTGGTCTGCTGACCGACGAATACGCCCGAGTGCTGCGGCCCGACGGCACCATCGTGTCCGGGCTGTACGCGGTGGGTAACACCTCCGCGCCGGTGATGGGCCGCAGCTATGCGGGCGCCGGGGCGACCATCGGCCCCGCCATGACCTTCGGCTTCGTCGCCGCGAAACACCTTGCCAGCCAGGCCTAG